The Geoalkalibacter subterraneus genome contains the following window.
TGACGCATGAAGCGATGACCCGCGCCTGTGCTCAACGCCTCGGCGGGAAATTTGAGGCGTAATGCTGTCCGAATGACCCCAGAGACATCTGCCCCAGGGTGGGCGGAGCTTCTCACGTGCTGTTTCCCCTGATTCAGGGCGTACCTACCCCTTCGCCTGCGGCGATAGGTGTGGTTGACCCTCTTTTATGTCAGCCGTAACTGGAAAGGGGCAGCAATCTGCTCGCGGATCCACGCCTGATTGAGCCACGGACTCGCTATCGTTTCGCGTACCAAGCGGATCAATCCCCGCACCCCGGTCTCCCGAATGATTCTGGCGATCTTTTCCGAATACCTCGCCATGATGTTGAACATGTGCCCCAATTGCATCAGATAATGGAAACCCTTCATCGCGTTCCAATCATGGCTAAAACAGTGCTCGTATTGGTAGCCGTGGTGCTTCTCTACCAGGAAGCCTGTTTCGACCCCCCAGCGCGAGCGTGCGCCCAGATTGCACCGCTCGTGGAGGTTCCATCGGTCGAGGGGCTCACTCGATAGCCAGAGGTGCCGGCTGGTCTTTTCCACCACGTCGCACCCCTGGTTGCCAATCTCTTGCCAGCTCTCCAGACATTCGACGACGTTTACGATCTCCCGCTTCCTGCCGTTCGCCCCGAAGCTGTACTCTATCCTGTTTGCCCATCTGAAACGCTGCTGCCTGCCGCCCCAGGTTTGAAAATGCCGGTTCTTCGGCTCAAGCCGTGCCAGGGCCTGAAATTCCTTCACCGTGCTCGGCAAGGCGTCGTCCTTCAGCACGATCATGTACTGCCATTTGTTCCGGCGGCACAGCTCCATGACTGGCCCGTTCGCATAGAGCCCGTCCAGCAACAACATGATCCGCAGCGCCGGAAACGCCTCTTTGAGCCTCGCAGCCAATCGATAAAAAGCTTTCAGCTCGCAGTCCTGCTTGCTCCTGTGCGAATCTCCTTGCGTATGGCACAGGAACTCGCTCATCAAGGGAATGCTCATCCCGCCGGAAAAGGCGAGATTCGCCTGCAGGACATAGACGTAGTACTGCGTCTGCTCCGCGCTCTGCCCTCTATTGAACGTGCGTTGCAGGCATTCTTCGTCCCAAAGCCAGCCGCGCGCCATCTTCTGCGTACCGTCTACCGCAACGGGATAGCAATTATTGACCAAGTATCGGGAAAACTTCTTGTTTCGTATCCACTTCCGGATCAATTCCAGCTGTACCGACGCGATCTGGTCCACCTCGATTTGTGACAATACCCTCTTGAGGGTGTCATGGTGGGGGGTCTCTTCGAGTTCGGGAAACAGGGCCTTCAGGTTCTCCCAGAGCATCGGACGGCTCATTTCCCTGGTCACCTCCCGCGAGGATGCCATCTGCAGCACGAACGACAGAATTCCCAACATCAGCAGCACGGATAGCTTGTGCTTGGTCTTCTTCGCGGTTCTCGGATCCGGTATCGCCGACAATCGCCTCAAAAGCACCGGCAACTGGCCGCGAAACACCTTGAGCTGCTCCCAGGCCGCCTCGTTGCGGGCAAGACCCTCCTCCTCCACGCTTTTATAGCCGCTCTTGCGGTTGGCGATCGTGGCGTGGGAGGCCCTCTTCAACCCCTCTTCTTCCTGCTTGCGTCCGAGTTCCTTCTGCGCGCGTTTTCTCTGCCTTGCCTTCGCCTTGATCTCTTCGCGGTTCGCACGGCGGCTCGCTTTGCCCATGGCGCCACCCCCTGCCTGCTACGAGCAAAGCGCGCCGCGGAAATCTCCCGCAAGCGGCTTCACGAAGATCTTCTTGGGGGTCGTGCTGTAGCTCTTTCCCCTGCGCGCCAGACCTTGGCCGGTCGTCATCCCCAGGTACTGCCAGTTCGCTGCCAGATAACAGGTCCCTGCATAAAGCTCAGGGTCCACGAACGTTTCCAACAGCAGCGGCCGATATCCCCAACGTTTGTGCCAATCGTCCCCGATGCGCCTTGCCGCCTTCCCTAAGGTGTGGCTTGCCAGGTTTTTCACCTGTACCCAGGGAAACACCAGAAAACGGCTGTTGTTGATGACGAACCCCAGGTTCCTCAGTCGCTCATCCTTGCTCCAGCCGATAAAGCGATCCCGCTCCTGCAACGACTTCGCCGCGCCGCAAAACAGCAGACACCCCAAAAGCCCCCTCTCGCTCTCGATGAAGTAGCGTTGGAAACAGCCGATGGGAGGCGTGTACCCCAGGTAGTGATAGCGGCTCACATACTCGTTCCATAGATCGGCCGCATCCTTGCTGTCCGCCCCTGCCAGCCGAACCGGTCCGATCTCTGCGACGCTGCCTTTTACCGCCGTGGTCGCCTCCGTTCTGCGCGTCGGCTTCGGCTGCTTCTTCAGCCCCGCTCCCGGGGCGATGGTCCGCTTCCGCGGAAGCTTCAGCAATCCCTGCTGTTCGAGCTTCTCCAGTAGCTTCAGGCAGGCATCCCTCTTCAAACTCCCCGAAGCGGTGCGCCAATCCAGGTGCTCACAAATGGTAAATGCCAGTTCGAATCGGCTCAATCCTGAACATGTCGAAACCGTTTCCTGAATCGCCTCCACTTCTTCAGGACCGATGGTTCTCCCGCAGTGAACCAGTTGCTTCCTCTCGTCTCTCATGGCGCAGCCTCCTGGGTGAAATCACAGTCATGCCACGCTACCTTAGCGAAAAGCCGAAGCGTTGTCTAGGGTTGTTTTGCGACAAAATATTTTAGAGTCCCCCCGGAGTAGCGCTGTTTATCGGCGTAGGGAATTTCATGCGTCAGCACTGTCCCGGACAGTGCTGACGCATGAAGCGATGACCCGCGCCTGTGCTCAACGCCTCGGCGGGAAATTTGAGGCGTAATGCTGTCCGAATGACCCCAGAGACATCTGCCCCAGGGTGGGCGGAGCTTCTCACGTGCTGTTTCCCCTGATTCAGGGCGTACCTACCCCTTCGCCTGCGGCGATAGGTGTGGTTGACCCTCTTTTATGTCAGCCGTAACTGGAAAGGGGCAGCAATCTGCTCGCGGATCCACGCCTGATTGAGCCACGGACTCGCTATCGTTTCGCGTACCAAGCGGATCAATCCCCGCACCCCGGTCTCCCGAATGATTCTGGCGATCTTTTCCGAATACCTCGCCATGATGTTGAACATGTGCCCCAATTGCATCAGATAATGGAAACCCTTCATCGCGTTCCAATCATGGCTAAAACAGTGCTCGTATTGGTAGCCGTGGTGCTTCTCTACCAGGAAGCCTGTTTCGACCCCCCAGCGCGAGCGTGCGCCCAGATTGCACCGCTCGTGGAGGTTCCATCGGTCGAGGGGCTCACTCGATAGCCAGAGGTGCCGGCTGGTCTTTTCCACCACGTCGCACCCCTGGTTGCCAATCTCTTGCCAGCTCTCCAGACATTCGACGACGTTTACGATCTCCCGCTTCCTGCCGTTCGCCCCGAAGCTGTACTCTATCCTGTTTGCCCATCTGAAACGCTGCTGCCTGCCGCCCCAGGTTTGAAAATGCCGGTTCTTCGGCTCAAGCCGTGCCAGGGCCTGAAATTCCTTCACCGTGCTCGGCAAGGCGTCGTCCTTCAGCACGATCATGTACTGCCATTTGTTCCGGCGGCACAGCTCCATGACTGGCCCGTTCGCATAGAGCCCGTCCAGCAACAACATGATCCGCAGCGCCGGAAACGCCTCTTTGAGCCTCGCAGCCAATCGATAAAAAGCTTTCAGCTCGCAGTCCTGCTTGCTCCTGTGCGAATCTCCTTGCGTATGGCACAGGAACTCGCTCATCAAGGGAATGCTCATCCCGCCGGAAAAGGCGAGATTCGCCTGCAGGACATAGACGTAGTACTGCGTCTGCTCCGCGCTCTGCCCTCTATTGAACGTGCGTTGCAGGCATTCTTCGTCCCAAAGCCAGCCGCGCGCCATCTTCTGCGTACCGTCTACCGCAACGGGATAGCAATTATTGACCAAGTATCGGGAAAACTTCTTGTTTCGTATCCACTTCCGGATCAATTCCAGCTGTACCGACGCGATCTGGTCCACCTCGATTTGTGACAATACCCTCTTGAGGGTGTCATGGTGGGGGGTCTCTTCGAGTTCGGGAAACAGGGCCTTCAGGTTCTCCCAGAGCATCGGACGGCTCATTTCCCTGGTCACCTCCCGCGAGGATGCCATCTGCAGCACGAACGACAGAATTCCCAACATCAGCAGCACGGATAGCTTGTGCTTGGTCTTCTTCGCGGTTCTCGGATCCGGTATCGCCGACAATCGCCTCAAAAGCACCGGCAACTGGCCGCGAAACACCTTGAGCTGCTCCCAGGCCGCCTCGTTGCGGGCAAGACCCTCCTCCTCCACGCTTTTATAGCCGCTCTTGCGGTTGGCGATCGTGGCGTGGGAGGCCCTCTTCAACCCCTCTTCTTCCTGCTTGCGTCCGAGTTCCTTCTGCGCGCGTTTTCTCTGCCTTGCCTTCGCCTTGATCTCTTCGCGGTTCGCACGGCGGCTCGCTTTGCCCATGGCGCCACCCCCTGCCTGCTACGAGCAAAGCGCGCCGCGGAAATCTCCCGCAAGCGGCTTCACGAAGATCTTCTTGGGGGTCGTGCTGTAGCTCTTTCCCCTGCGCGCCAGACCTTGGCCGGTCGTCATCCCCAGGTACTGCCAGTTCGCTGCCAGATAACAGGTCCCTGCATAAAGCTCAGGGTCCACGAACGTTTCCAACAGCAGCGGCCGATATCCCCAACGTTTGTGCCAATCGTCCCCGATGCGCCTTGCCGCCTTCCCTAAGGTGTGGCTTGCCAGGTTTTTCACCTGTACCCAGGGAAACACCAGAAAACGGCTGTTGTTGATGACGAACCCCAGGTTCCTCAGTCGCTCATCCTTGCTCCAGCCGATAAAGCGATCCCGCTCCTGCAACGACTTCGCCGCGCCGCAAAACAGCAGACACCCCAAAAGCCCCCTCTCGCTCTCGATGAAGTAGCGTTGGAAACAGCCGATGGGAGGCGTGTACCCCAGGTAGTGATAGCGGCTCACATACTCGTTCCATAGATCGGCCGCATCCTTGCTGTCCGCCCCTGCCAGCCGAACCGGTCCGATCTCTGCGACGCTGCCTTTTACCGCCGTGGTCGCCTCCGTTCTGCGCGTCGGCTTCGGCTGCTTCTTCAGCCCCGCTCCCGGGGCGATGGTCCGCTTCCGCGGAAGCTTCAGCAATCCCTGCTGTTCGAGCTTCTCCAGTAGCTTCAGGCAGGCATCCCTCTTCAAACTCCCCGAAGCGGTGCGCCAATCCAGGTGCTCACAAATGGTAAATGCCAGTTCGAATCGGCTCAATCCTGAACATGTCGAAACCGTTTCCTGAATCGCCTCCACTTCTTCAGGACCGATGGTTCTCCCGCAGTGAACCAGTTGCTTCCTCTCGTCTCTCATGGCGCAGCCTCCTGGGTGAAATCACAGTCATGCCACGCTACCTTAGCGAAAAGCCGAAGCGTTGTCTAGGGTTGTTTTGCGACAAAATATTTTAGAGTCCCCCCGGAGTAGCGCTGTTTATCGGCGTAGGGAATTTCATGCGTCAGCACTGCCTTTTACTGAACCACAGGATAGTCGTCTTCAGTGCCACAATACGTCACATTGGCGCCGGAAAGGATTCTGATCAAGGCAAATAGCCATGTTATCCCCCCTCCCACCCCCCCCCGCTGGGGGGGGCTGAATGGTCAGCGGAAATTACAACCGTTTTTCTACTTCGGCCACCCGCCGGATCACTCCGATCACGCTGTCAGGATTCAGCGAAATTGAATCGATCCCCTCCTCAACCAGAAACGCGGCGAAATCGGGGTAGTCGCTTGGCGCCTGACCGCAGATGCCGATCTTGGTGCCGGTCTTGTTGGCGGCCCGGATCGCCTGGGCGATGGTTTTTTTCACGGCTTCATCACGCTCGTCGAACACCTCCTTGAGCACCGCGCTGTCGCGGTCGACGCCGAGAGTGAGCTGGGTCAGGTCGTTGGAACCGATGGAGAAGCCGTCGAAACGCTCGGCAAACTGCTCGGCCAGCACCACGTTGGAGGGGATCTCCACCATCACATAAACCTCGAGCCCCTTCTGCCCGCGCACCAGCCCCTCTTCGGCCATGACTTCAAGAACCCGGTCGGCCTCCTTGAGCGTGCGGCAGAAGGGAATCATCACAACCACGTTGCCAAGGCCGATCTTTTCGCGCACCCGCCTGATCGCGGCGCATTCGAGTGCAAATCCGGCGCGGTAATGTTCGCTGTAGTAGCGCGATGCGCCCCGGAAGCCGAGCATCGGGTTCTCTTCGGAAAACTCGAACTGGCGCCCGCCGATGAGATCGGCGTACTCATTGGTCTTGAAGTCGCTCATGCGCACAATGACCGGATCGGGATACTGGCTCGCCGCAATCATCGCGATCCCCTGGGCGAGCTGGTCGATGAAATACTCGCTCTTGTCGTCATAGTGACGGGTCAGCTCGCGAATCTGTCGTTTTGCGTCCTTGTCTTCCAGCTCATCGTATTTCAGCAATGCCATGGGATGAGCCTTGATCTGGTTGTTGATGATGAATTCCATCCGGGCCAGCCCGATCCCCCGGCAGGGCAGACGCCACCAGCGCGATGCCGCTGCAGGGCTTGCAATATTCATCATGATCTGAGTTTTGGTTTCAGGCAGATCGTCGAGGTTCACCTCCGTCTCCTCGTACTCGAGAATCCCTTCGTAGATCTTGCCCTGATCCCCCTCGGCGCACGACAGCGTCACCTCCTGCCCATCCTTGAGTTCGCCCGTGCCATGCTCAGTGCCGATGACCGCCGCGATCCCCAGCTCGCGGCTGACGATGGCGGCATGAGAGGTGCGGCCGCCATGATCGGTGATAATGCCGGCCGCTTTTTTCATGATCGGCACCCAGTCGGGGTCGGTCATCCCGGTGACCAGGATGTTGCCGTCCTCGAAGCGTTCAATTTCGCTTGCGCTCTTGATCACCTGCACTTTGCCCGCTGCGACCGACTCACCGATCGCCATGCCTGTGAGCAGTACCTCGCCCTTCTGTTTGAGGTGATAGCTTTTCAGGACGCCCGCTTCTTTGCGCGATTGCACCGTTTCAGGGCGTGCCTGAACGATGAACAGCTCTCCGCTGTCGCCGTCCTTGGCCCATTCCATATCCATCGGCGTGCCGTAATGGCGCTCGATGACCGCCGCCCAGCGCGCAAGCTGCAGGATTTCATCATCGGAGAGCACAAAGGAATGTCTCTCTCTGGCTGAAGTCTCGACATTGCGGGTGGTGTTGCCAGCGCCGCGCGCGTACACCATCTTCTTCTCTTTTCCGCCGATGGTTTTATTCAGAATCGGTCTCAGGGTCTTGTCCTGCAGCAGCGGCTTGAACACCGTGTAATTGTCCGGCGTCACCGATCCCTGCACGACGTTTTCTCCCAGACCCCAGGCTGCATCGATCACCACCACATCGGGGAAGCCGGTATCGGTATCGATAGAGAACATCACTCCCGCACCGGCCTTGTCCGAGCGCACCATCTTCTGTACCCCCACCGACAAGGCCACCTGCATGTGATCGAAGCCCTTGTTTTCACGGTAGCTGATGGCGCGGTCGGTAAAGAGCGAAGCGTAGCATTTGCGGCAGGCGTCGAGCAGTTCTTCCTCTCCGGTGATGTTGAGAAAGGTTTCCTGCTGCCCGGCAAAGCTGGCATCGGGGAGGTCTTCAGCGGTCGCGCTACTGCGAACCGCCACATCGACCTCCTCTTCGCCACTGCGTCGGCAGAGTTCCCGGTAGGCATCGCGTATGGCGATGGCAGTCTCATCAGGCCATTTTCCTCTTCTGATCATGCGGCGGATCGTATCGCCCGTCTTGTGCAGCGTCTTGTCGCCTTTACGGTATTCCTCAAGTCGCTGACGGATCTTTTCCTCCAGATTATTTTCTGTGATATAGCGACGATAGGCATCCGCAGTGGTCGCAAATCCGTCAGGCACACAGATCCCCTCGGACTTGAGCGTCCTGATCATTTCGCCCAGGGAGGCGTTCTTGCCTCCGACAAGGGCAACGTCTTTATTGTTGAGAGTTTCGAACCAGCGGATCGAATCGTTGCGCTTCGTCATCTGTTTCCTCCTTTAATATCACCTGAACCCGTTATATTTCGTTGTATCAGTCAGATACACTCTGTCAAATCCAGAAACGGCGATTTCGGGGACGTTCTGGTTTTTCCGGCCGGCGCCGGCGGTTCTTGACAAACACCCGACTCACGATAAGTTCTGATCATGTGCGAAATAACTGAAATACACTTTTTCTGCTTTTATTTATGATAACTCAGGAATCGTCATACGGGACTATCACCTCCATCGTCGGGAGTGTTGTGGAAGCTCGCTTCACCAGGGGCGTGCCGGGCATCAACAACCTGCTGATCGCCGGTGAGAACGGGGAGATCCTGGTGGAAGTCGCGCTGCACCTGGATGGCCAGACGGTGCGCGGCAACGCCCTGACACCCACCCGGGGTCTCGCCCTGGGTGCCGCCATCAAGGACACCGGCGAGACACTGAAGGCCCCGGTCGGCACCGAAACACTTGGGCGAATGTTCAACGTTTTCGGTGAAACCATCGACCGCAAAGGTTCTGTCGATGCGCAGGAGCGTCGTTCAATCCACCACAAGGCACCCGGGTTGACGGAGCGCGCCACCGAGTCGGAAATCTTCACCACCGGCATCAAGGCCATCGATGTCCTTTCGCCCCTGGAACGCGGCGGCAAGGCGGGTCTTTTCGGTGGTGCAGGGGTCGGCAAAACCGTACTCATCACCGAGTTGATCCACAATATGGTCGGCGAACACGAGGGCGTTTCAATCTTCTGCGGCATCGGGGAACGCTGCCGCGAAGGCGAAGAACTCTACCGGGAGATGAAGGATGCCGGTGTCCTCGACAACACCGTCATGGTCTTCGGCCAGATGAACGAGCCGCCGGGCAGCCGCTTCCGGGTCGGGCTGACCGCTTTGACCATGGCGGAATATTTTCGAGATGATCGCCGACAGGATGTACTTCTGCTGGTGGACAACATATTCCGCTTCATTCAGGCGGGGATGGAGCTCTCCGGCCTGCTCGGATTGATGCCGTCGCGCCTGGGTTATCAGCCGACGATGGCTTCGGAACTCTCTGCACTGCAGGAGCGCATCACCAATACGGCTCACGCGGCGATCACCTCGATTCAGGCGGTCTATGTGCCTGCCGACGACCTTACCGACCCGGCAGCGGTGCATACGTTCTCGCACCTTTCAGCGTCCATCGTGTTGTCGCGCAAGCGCGCCAGTGAAGGCCTCTATCCCGCGGTGGATCCTCTCCAGTCCAACTCCAAAATGCTTACCCCCCAAGTGGTGGGCGAGCGGCATTACGGGATTGCCCAGGAGATTCGTCGCACCCTGGCATCCTATGAGGATCTCAAAGACATCATCGCCATGCTCGGCATGGAGGAACTCTCCCGCGATGACCGCAAAACCGTTTTCCGCGCTCGCCGCCTTGAGCGGTTTCTGACTCAACCTTTTTTCACCACCGAGCAGTTTACCGGCACGCCGGGCAGATCCGTTTCCCTTGAAGATGCCCTTGATGGCTGCGAGCGCATTCTCAATGACGAATTCAGCGACTTTTCGGAAAAAGCGCTGTACATGATCGGCAAAGTGGATGAGGCGCGGGAAAAAGCACGTAAGGCGTCGAATTCGTCAGATCAGGACAAGGACAAAGGCGAAGGCGAAGGCGAAGACAGGAATCCGCAGGATTCAGATGGCGGAGAGGCGGCATGAAGCTGAGAATATTTCTCCCCACGCGCATTCTTCTTGAAACCGAGGTCGTCAGCGTCACCGCCACGGCATTGAACGGTTCCTTCGGCCTGCGCCCCAACCATATCGATTTTGTCACTGTCCTGGCGCCCGGCCTGCTCAGCTATCTCCCGGCGGAGAACGACGAAGAGAAGTTCGTGGCAGTGGATCGCGGAGTGCTCATCAAACAAGGTCAGGAGGTGCGGGTCTCAGTACGCAACGCCGTTTCCGACGCACCTTTGACGGAGCTGGTGGAAATGGTGGAGGAGCGCTTCGCGGAACTCGATGAACAGGAGCGCCAGGTCAAGACTGCGGTGGCGCGACTGGAAGCTGATTTCCTGCGGCGGTTCATGCAGGTCTGAACCTTCCAACATAAATCAGGACAGAGATTTTGACTGAAGAGAAGAAAAACAGCGACCCCCACGAGGAGTTCCGGCGCAAGGTCAAAGAAACACAGAAGCGCAAGCTGCGCGCCCGGAGCCAGGGGGATCAGGGCGTATGGTTCGGGCTTGGCATGTTCGGGCTGGTGGGCTGGTCGGTGACGATCCCGGCCCTGATTGCCATCGCCGTAGGGGTCTGGATCGACGCCCGCTTCAAGAGTCAGTATTCGTGGACCCTGATGATGCTGGTTATCGGCATCGGCGTCGGATGTTTCAACGCCTGGTACTGGATCTCCCGCGAGCGACAGAGCATCGAAGATCAATTTACCCATGATCAGAAAGAACCACCCAGGCAGGAAAAAAAGAAATGAAGATTGAATTGTGGCAACTGGCGGCCGCCCTTGCGGCGGGAAGCGCCATCGGCTTTTTCTATTTCGGCGGCCTGTGGCTGACAGTGACGCGAATTCCCGTCAGCCGCAATCCGCACCTGCTGCTCATCGGTAGTTTCTTTCTGCGCCTAACCGTCACCCTGGCTGCTTTTTATGCCCTGGTTCCCTGGGGTTGGCAGGCCATGGCTGCCGCTCTGGTCGGTCTGCTGATGACCCGGCAGATACTGACCCGACTCAAGGGAAAGGCGACGGTGACGCGTAATGCGGGCTCTCAGGCAGCCGACAACTTTTAAATCCTTCAATCTCGAGTCTTGATTTTATGGAAATCACCCCGGATGCTTTCATTTACTGGCAGCATGGTTTTGCCAGGCTCAATTCCACCATTGTCGTGACCTGGCTCAATATGGTTCTGCTGGTCGGGGCCTCGGCGTTGGTGACCCTGCGCCTGACCTCCGGTGAAAAACTCGGACGAGGCCAGAACCTGCTGGAAGTGGTGGTGAGCAACATCCGCCAACAAATCAGTGATATGGGACTTAAACCGGTCGATGAGTTCCTCCCCTTCATCGGCACGCTCTTTCTTTTTATCCTGCTGCCGAACGTGCTCTCGGTGGTTCCCGGCTATCGCGCGCCAACGGGTTCACTGTCCACCACGGCCGCCCTGGCGATCTGCGTCTTTGTCGCTGTGCCGATCTGGGGCATCCGGCGTCGGGGGCTGATCGGCTACCTCAAACTCTATATCCAGCCCACCCCTTTCATGCTTCCATTCAACCTCATGGGGGAGCTGTCACGCACTCTGGCCCTGGCAGTGCGCCTGTTCGGCAACATCATGAGCGGGGCCATGATTGCCGGCATTCTGCTGTCTCTCGCCCCCCTGTTCTTCCCCGTCCTGATGAATATCCTGGGTCTGATCACGGGGGTGATCCAGGCTTACATTTTTGCGGTTCTGGCTGCGGTTTACCTGGCAGCTGCCGCCCGGGCGCACCAGGACCAGGAAAAAAAGAGCGAGCAACAACAAGATAAAGGAGGATCATCCCATGGATAGTCTTGGTTGGGTCGCAGTCGCCTCCATCATCAGCAGCGGCTTGTGTATCGGAATCGGCGCCATCGGCCCCGCGCTCGGTGAAGGGCGTGCTCTTGCTCAGGCGCTCCAGGCCATGGCGCAGCAGCCCGATGAAACCAACACCATCACCCGCACCCTGTTCGTCGGCCTGGCGATGGTCGAATCGACAGCGATCTATGCATTTGTGGTGTCGATGATTCTGATCTTCGCCAATCCATTCTGGAACCATTTCCTGGAACAGGCCGGCGGAGGCTGAAATGCTCATCAACTGGTTTACGGTTGTCGCGCAGATCGTCAACTTTCTCATCCTTGTTTTTCTGCTCAAGCGGTTTCTTTACAAGCCGATTGTCAAGCACATGAACGAGCGGGAGGAGAGGATCGCCGCCCGGCTGCAGGAAGCTTCGGAAATGCGCGCCGAGGCCCAGCAGCAGATCGACGAGTTCCGTGAAAAGCAGGAAGAAATGGAGGAGCAGAGTCGGCAAAAGCTGGAAGAAGCAGAAAATGAGGCCCAGTTACGGCGGCAGGAACTCCTAGAACAGGCACGCGACCAGGTCCAAAGCAAGCGTCAGAGCTGGCTTCAGTCCCTGGAGAAAGAAAAGGAAGATTTTGCGCGCGGCCTGAAAAAACGCTCCGCCCAGGAAATTCTGCACTTTGTTCAGCGGGTTCTGCAGGACCTGGCTGATGAACCTCTGAACAACCGGCTGGCTGAAGTCCTGCTGGCACGGATGAAAAAACTCGACGATGAGGTTAAACAGAGACTTTCAAAGGCCGCCGAGGAAGGTGAAATCGAGGTTCGGTCCACCTTCGAACTCGATACCTCCATGAAGGACAAGATCACAGCCGCTTTACGCGAATTCTATGAAAAAGACGCCGAGGTCGCTTACAAGGTAGATCACGAACAACCCCTGGGAGTCGAGGCAAATGCCGGCAGTGTTAAATTCTCTTGGAGCATCGCAGGCTACCTGGATGAACTTGAGAGCCAGGTACTGACCCTGTTCGAAGAAAAAAGTCAGCGAGAAAGCGACGAAAAAGAGGGAAAAGAGAAAACCACCGGCAATCAAGGCAACTCTGACAAGAACAATTCTCCCCAGCAACAGGGAAATGAATGATCCTATGACTGATAAACCATCCCAGTCAGACCAGTGGCTGGATGACATATTCTCGACTCTGGAGCAGAGTCTCGATAATTTTTCGCCGCGTCTGGAACCTCGTATCGTCGGTCGGATAAGTTATGTGGGCAAAGGCATTGCCCGCGTGCGGGGCCTGGCAGGCGTCCAGGGCGAAGAACTCCTGTCATTCCCCGGCAACGCGCTTGGGCTGGCCTTCAATATCAACGTCCGCGAAATCGGCGTCGTCATGCTTGACGATTACGATCACCTGGGCGCGGGAGACGAGGTCCACCGCACCGGCCGTGTCCTCGATGTCCCGGTGGGGGAAGAGCTGATCGGCCGCGTGGTCGATCCCAGCGGCCGGGTCCGCGACAGCAAGGGTCCACTGCGCTTTCGCGAACGACGTGCAGTGGAGCGGCCCGCCCCTGAAATCATGGACCGGGCCCCCGTGACTGTACCACTGATGACAGGCCTCAAGGCAATCGATGCGTTGATTCCCATTGGACGCGGGCAGCGCGAGTTGATCCTCGGAGACCGCCAGACAGGAAAAACAGCCATCGCCATCGATACGATCATCAACCAGAAAGGCAAGGGGGTGCTCTGTGTCTACTGCGCCATCGGCCAGCGCGCTTCGAGCGTTGCGCGAGTCATCGCAGACCTTGAGCAACGAGGTGCCATGGACTATACCACTGTCGTGACCGTTGAGGGCGATGATGCCCCGGGCCTGCGGTTCATTGCACCTTATGCCGCGACCACCATGGCGGAATATTTCATGGAGCAGGGCGAGGACGTGCTGGTCGTCTACGACGACCTCACCCATCACGCCCGGTCCTACCGCGAACTCTCACTGCTGTTGCGCCGCCCGCCCGGACGGGAAGCCTTCCCTGGCGACATATTCTATATTCATTCGCGCCTGCTTGAACGCTCGACCCATCTGCGCGACGAACTCGGCGGCGGGTCACTGACCGCCCTACCCATCATTGAAACCGAGGCCCAGAATATCTCCGCCTACATCCCGACCAACCTGATTTCCATCACCGACGGCCAGATCTATCTGTCGCCAGGGTTGTTCCGCAAAGGCGTTCTGCCGCCCATCGATATCGG
Protein-coding sequences here:
- a CDS encoding transposase family protein, producing MGKASRRANREEIKAKARQRKRAQKELGRKQEEEGLKRASHATIANRKSGYKSVEEEGLARNEAAWEQLKVFRGQLPVLLRRLSAIPDPRTAKKTKHKLSVLLMLGILSFVLQMASSREVTREMSRPMLWENLKALFPELEETPHHDTLKRVLSQIEVDQIASVQLELIRKWIRNKKFSRYLVNNCYPVAVDGTQKMARGWLWDEECLQRTFNRGQSAEQTQYYVYVLQANLAFSGGMSIPLMSEFLCHTQGDSHRSKQDCELKAFYRLAARLKEAFPALRIMLLLDGLYANGPVMELCRRNKWQYMIVLKDDALPSTVKEFQALARLEPKNRHFQTWGGRQQRFRWANRIEYSFGANGRKREIVNVVECLESWQEIGNQGCDVVEKTSRHLWLSSEPLDRWNLHERCNLGARSRWGVETGFLVEKHHGYQYEHCFSHDWNAMKGFHYLMQLGHMFNIMARYSEKIARIIRETGVRGLIRLVRETIASPWLNQAWIREQIAAPFQLRLT
- a CDS encoding Druantia anti-phage system protein DruA — protein: MRDERKQLVHCGRTIGPEEVEAIQETVSTCSGLSRFELAFTICEHLDWRTASGSLKRDACLKLLEKLEQQGLLKLPRKRTIAPGAGLKKQPKPTRRTEATTAVKGSVAEIGPVRLAGADSKDAADLWNEYVSRYHYLGYTPPIGCFQRYFIESERGLLGCLLFCGAAKSLQERDRFIGWSKDERLRNLGFVINNSRFLVFPWVQVKNLASHTLGKAARRIGDDWHKRWGYRPLLLETFVDPELYAGTCYLAANWQYLGMTTGQGLARRGKSYSTTPKKIFVKPLAGDFRGALCS
- the ppsA gene encoding phosphoenolpyruvate synthase, whose protein sequence is MTKRNDSIRWFETLNNKDVALVGGKNASLGEMIRTLKSEGICVPDGFATTADAYRRYITENNLEEKIRQRLEEYRKGDKTLHKTGDTIRRMIRRGKWPDETAIAIRDAYRELCRRSGEEEVDVAVRSSATAEDLPDASFAGQQETFLNITGEEELLDACRKCYASLFTDRAISYRENKGFDHMQVALSVGVQKMVRSDKAGAGVMFSIDTDTGFPDVVVIDAAWGLGENVVQGSVTPDNYTVFKPLLQDKTLRPILNKTIGGKEKKMVYARGAGNTTRNVETSARERHSFVLSDDEILQLARWAAVIERHYGTPMDMEWAKDGDSGELFIVQARPETVQSRKEAGVLKSYHLKQKGEVLLTGMAIGESVAAGKVQVIKSASEIERFEDGNILVTGMTDPDWVPIMKKAAGIITDHGGRTSHAAIVSRELGIAAVIGTEHGTGELKDGQEVTLSCAEGDQGKIYEGILEYEETEVNLDDLPETKTQIMMNIASPAAASRWWRLPCRGIGLARMEFIINNQIKAHPMALLKYDELEDKDAKRQIRELTRHYDDKSEYFIDQLAQGIAMIAASQYPDPVIVRMSDFKTNEYADLIGGRQFEFSEENPMLGFRGASRYYSEHYRAGFALECAAIRRVREKIGLGNVVVMIPFCRTLKEADRVLEVMAEEGLVRGQKGLEVYVMVEIPSNVVLAEQFAERFDGFSIGSNDLTQLTLGVDRDSAVLKEVFDERDEAVKKTIAQAIRAANKTGTKIGICGQAPSDYPDFAAFLVEEGIDSISLNPDSVIGVIRRVAEVEKRL
- the atpD gene encoding F0F1 ATP synthase subunit beta, coding for MITQESSYGTITSIVGSVVEARFTRGVPGINNLLIAGENGEILVEVALHLDGQTVRGNALTPTRGLALGAAIKDTGETLKAPVGTETLGRMFNVFGETIDRKGSVDAQERRSIHHKAPGLTERATESEIFTTGIKAIDVLSPLERGGKAGLFGGAGVGKTVLITELIHNMVGEHEGVSIFCGIGERCREGEELYREMKDAGVLDNTVMVFGQMNEPPGSRFRVGLTALTMAEYFRDDRRQDVLLLVDNIFRFIQAGMELSGLLGLMPSRLGYQPTMASELSALQERITNTAHAAITSIQAVYVPADDLTDPAAVHTFSHLSASIVLSRKRASEGLYPAVDPLQSNSKMLTPQVVGERHYGIAQEIRRTLASYEDLKDIIAMLGMEELSRDDRKTVFRARRLERFLTQPFFTTEQFTGTPGRSVSLEDALDGCERILNDEFSDFSEKALYMIGKVDEAREKARKASNSSDQDKDKGEGEGEDRNPQDSDGGEAA